The following proteins come from a genomic window of Streptomyces sp. Sge12:
- the pgsA gene encoding CDP-diacylglycerol--glycerol-3-phosphate 3-phosphatidyltransferase: MTGVPASAAGGTGRRPVPGAKLGAAAVDQASLWNIANILTMIRLVLVPGFVFLLLAEGGYDPAWRAWAWAAFAVAMITDIFDGHLARTYNLVTDFGKIADPIADKAIMGSALICLSWLGDLPWWVTGVILGRELGITLLRFWVIRYGVIPASRGGKLKTLAQGTAVGMYVLALTGALATMRFWVMAIAVVLTVVTGLDYIRQAVVLRRQGLAAERAAERAAR; encoded by the coding sequence ATGACCGGAGTCCCGGCATCTGCGGCGGGCGGGACCGGCCGCCGGCCCGTACCCGGCGCGAAGCTGGGGGCCGCGGCGGTCGATCAGGCCAGCCTGTGGAACATCGCCAACATCCTGACGATGATCCGGCTCGTGCTGGTGCCGGGCTTCGTGTTCCTGCTGCTCGCCGAGGGCGGCTACGACCCGGCCTGGCGGGCCTGGGCCTGGGCGGCGTTCGCCGTCGCCATGATCACGGACATCTTCGACGGGCACCTGGCCCGGACGTACAACCTGGTCACGGACTTCGGCAAGATCGCCGACCCCATCGCCGACAAGGCGATCATGGGGTCGGCGCTGATCTGTCTCTCCTGGCTCGGCGACCTCCCCTGGTGGGTGACCGGGGTGATCCTCGGCCGGGAGCTCGGGATCACGCTGCTGCGCTTCTGGGTCATCCGCTACGGAGTGATTCCGGCCAGCCGCGGCGGCAAGCTCAAGACCCTGGCCCAGGGCACGGCCGTGGGCATGTACGTGCTGGCACTGACCGGGGCGCTCGCGACCATGCGCTTCTGGGTGATGGCGATCGCCGTCGTGCTGACCGTCGTCACCGGTTTGGACTACATCCGGCAGGCGGTCGTGCTGCGCCGCCAGGGTCTCGCCGCGGAGCGGGCTGCGGAGCGAGCCGCGAGGTGA